In one Chitinophaga sancti genomic region, the following are encoded:
- a CDS encoding YdhR family protein codes for MSNSIRRVFLYGEFQTIVPQFTEELWSMVNKQLKEVKGLVAKTWLLGIGTHTIGGFYEFDSEENARNLPLDCTRNKRKMQMPV; via the coding sequence ATGAGTAATTCAATCAGAAGGGTTTTTCTATACGGAGAATTTCAAACAATTGTTCCGCAGTTTACCGAAGAGTTATGGAGTATGGTGAACAAACAGCTGAAAGAGGTGAAAGGATTAGTAGCTAAAACATGGCTTTTAGGAATTGGTACACACACCATAGGGGGATTTTACGAATTCGATTCTGAAGAAAACGCAAGGAATTTGCCACTGGACTGTACGCGCAACAAGCGAAAAATGCAAATGCCAGTCTGA
- a CDS encoding Crp/Fnr family transcriptional regulator yields the protein MSTLSLQNFLQKNTLLNEEESEKVASAFKLIKVGRNEMIEREGDICGHFYFIHRGCLRLYEIDKKGNEITAYFAFENSFITSITSLITQKPSRDILISHEPSELMVIDKVSFFNLTERYPPFKLFYNKTIEFAFIHAQMRIYSFLGMDGIDKLKWVLEHEPMLLTRISSKAVASYLGMTNSTLSKLKAKL from the coding sequence ATGAGTACCTTATCACTTCAAAATTTTCTCCAAAAGAATACATTACTCAATGAAGAAGAGTCAGAAAAAGTAGCCAGCGCTTTTAAGCTTATAAAGGTCGGCCGCAATGAGATGATAGAGCGGGAAGGAGATATTTGTGGACATTTCTATTTTATTCATAGAGGCTGTCTGAGATTATATGAAATTGATAAGAAAGGGAACGAGATAACCGCCTATTTTGCTTTCGAAAATAGTTTCATTACTTCCATTACAAGTCTGATTACACAAAAACCTTCGAGAGATATACTTATTTCGCACGAGCCTTCTGAACTCATGGTGATTGACAAAGTATCATTTTTTAATCTGACGGAAAGATATCCTCCGTTTAAACTGTTCTATAACAAGACGATTGAATTTGCCTTTATCCATGCGCAAATGCGGATCTACAGTTTTCTTGGGATGGATGGAATAGATAAACTGAAATGGGTATTGGAACATGAGCCTATGCTACTGACAAGGATTTCAAGCAAAGCGGTGGCTTCCTATTTAGGCATGACAAATTCCACCCTGAGTAAATTGAAAGCTAAGCTCTGA
- a CDS encoding tetratricopeptide repeat protein, with product MALVEKGVAAYDSGYYDKAIPLFDQAIAMDPEYYLAYYEKSLTLFRLERMTECECNYILILNLQRLPNLVLSIYNDCK from the coding sequence ATGGCGCTGGTGGAAAAAGGCGTTGCTGCATATGACAGCGGATATTATGACAAGGCAATTCCCTTATTCGACCAGGCAATTGCAATGGATCCCGAATATTACCTGGCGTATTATGAAAAGTCACTTACATTATTCAGGTTGGAACGCATGACGGAATGCGAGTGCAATTACATCCTTATACTCAATCTTCAACGCCTCCCAAACCTTGTCCTCTCCATTTATAATGATTGTAAATGA
- a CDS encoding multiubiquitin domain-containing protein — MEPLQKDHHGGGNRTLSLLIEGKQYQWKQQFITGLEIKQLANLPTDCIIYLNIPEPWKDELVENDTKVDLARPEIEHFYILHKLKYTIDGQQYESSSQYIRGKQIRHQGQIASDKDIFLAIRGPWEDELITDDAFVDLARPGIEHVFSKDRKHSFTIIINGEDKVWEALKIEYKDVIALAFRHAFQPE, encoded by the coding sequence ATGGAACCTTTACAAAAAGACCACCATGGCGGTGGCAACAGAACTCTTTCGTTGCTTATCGAGGGAAAACAGTACCAATGGAAGCAGCAATTTATTACAGGTTTGGAAATCAAGCAATTGGCAAACCTTCCTACTGACTGCATCATTTATTTGAATATTCCCGAACCGTGGAAGGATGAACTGGTTGAAAATGATACGAAGGTGGATCTAGCGCGTCCTGAAATTGAACATTTTTACATACTACATAAATTAAAGTATACTATCGATGGACAGCAGTATGAATCCTCCAGCCAATATATACGCGGTAAGCAGATCAGACACCAGGGTCAGATTGCTTCTGATAAGGATATTTTCCTTGCTATTAGAGGTCCGTGGGAGGATGAGCTAATAACCGATGATGCCTTTGTGGACCTAGCGCGCCCTGGAATAGAGCATGTCTTTTCCAAGGATCGTAAACATTCATTTACAATCATTATAAATGGAGAGGACAAGGTTTGGGAGGCGTTGAAGATTGAGTATAAGGATGTAATTGCACTCGCATTCCGTCATGCGTTCCAACCTGAATAA
- a CDS encoding class I SAM-dependent methyltransferase, producing the protein MKNVSKDFNPTINQSFYITRNLLISNLKKHFNVLYGRMLDFGCGSKPYKTLINVDEYIGVDFQGEGHSHENEQIDVFYDGLTLPLEDNSFDSVLSTEVFEHVFNLEDMISELHRVMKPGGTILITMPFLIAEHEAPNDCSRYTSFGLKSLLERKGFEIVYYEKLGTSVQTQAQIRMSYMDSSILSKFNFFPPLRKLVTNVVISLMNIWVMFLDAILPKRYDAFLNHIVVCKKK; encoded by the coding sequence ATGAAAAATGTAAGCAAAGATTTCAATCCGACCATTAATCAGTCGTTCTACATAACTCGTAATCTGTTGATCTCGAACCTGAAAAAGCACTTCAATGTGCTTTATGGCCGTATGTTGGACTTTGGTTGTGGTAGCAAGCCTTATAAGACCCTTATTAACGTAGATGAATATATAGGTGTAGATTTCCAGGGGGAAGGGCATAGCCATGAGAATGAGCAGATAGATGTGTTTTATGATGGTCTGACATTGCCATTGGAAGATAATTCGTTTGACAGTGTACTGTCCACCGAAGTGTTTGAGCATGTGTTCAACCTGGAGGATATGATTTCTGAGCTGCACAGGGTGATGAAACCGGGTGGTACGATTCTGATCACCATGCCGTTCCTGATAGCGGAGCATGAGGCACCGAATGATTGCAGCCGTTATACATCTTTTGGTTTAAAGAGCCTGCTGGAGCGTAAAGGATTTGAAATCGTGTATTACGAAAAGCTGGGTACTTCTGTACAGACACAGGCCCAGATCAGGATGTCGTATATGGATAGTTCCATTCTGTCCAAGTTCAACTTCTTCCCGCCGCTGAGAAAGCTGGTGACCAATGTTGTGATCTCCCTGATGAATATCTGGGTGATGTTCCTGGATGCGATATTGCCAAAGCGATACGATGCTTTCCTGAATCACATTGTAGTATGTAAAAAGAAATAA